In Planctomycetaceae bacterium, the following are encoded in one genomic region:
- the fliP gene encoding flagellar type III secretion system pore protein FliP (The bacterial flagellar biogenesis protein FliP forms a type III secretion system (T3SS)-type pore required for flagellar assembly.), translated as MDSASTLQQVLESNGFQGLSPQLKVALFLGGMALISSALVTMTAFTRIVIVLSFVRRAIATQEIPPTQVILGLSLFLTLFVMGPTMSQIEQDAIRPYLEDRITGDAAFENGSAALQQFMLRQTRKADIALFASMAQIESISTPQDTPIRVLIPAYVISELKTAFIMGFCLYLPFMLIDLVVSVILMSLGMMMMPPMVISTPFKILLFVMVDGWQLIAKVLSMSFH; from the coding sequence ATGGATTCCGCTTCGACATTGCAGCAGGTTCTGGAATCCAATGGATTTCAGGGACTGTCACCACAACTGAAGGTCGCTCTGTTTCTGGGCGGCATGGCGCTGATTTCGTCGGCGCTGGTGACCATGACGGCGTTTACGCGCATTGTCATCGTGCTGTCGTTCGTGCGCCGTGCTATTGCGACTCAGGAAATTCCGCCGACGCAGGTCATTCTGGGACTGTCACTGTTTCTGACGCTGTTCGTGATGGGACCGACGATGTCGCAGATTGAACAGGATGCGATCCGGCCCTATCTGGAAGATCGCATCACCGGCGACGCGGCCTTCGAAAACGGTTCCGCGGCTCTGCAGCAGTTCATGCTGAGGCAAACCCGCAAAGCCGACATCGCGCTGTTTGCCAGCATGGCACAGATCGAATCCATCTCCACGCCTCAGGACACGCCCATTCGAGTCCTGATTCCCGCGTATGTCATCAGTGAACTGAAAACCGCGTTCATCATGGGGTTCTGTCTGTACCTGCCGTTCATGCTGATCGACCTGGTCGTGTCCGTGATTCTGATGTCGCTCGGAATGATGATGATGCCGCCGATGGTGATATCCACGCCGTTCAAGATCCTGTTGTTTGTCATGGTCGACGGCTGGCAGTTGATCGCCAAAGTGCTGAGCATGAGTTTTCACTGA